The DNA sequence TTCCGGAGTTTGGGGAAAGGCTTGTATAAAACCCCACCACCCAACGGGCGGGCACGGGGGCACCGCCCCTACATTATGTATTTGGATACGGAGTTTTTATGTCTTCAGTTGTACACATGAATGGCGGGCAGGCGCTCGCTGAGATGTTTCGCCTTCACAATCCGGCGCCTATGTTTGGCATGGGGGGCTTTCAACTTTTGCCTTTTTACGATGCGGTGCGCGAGTTGGGGCTTTCACATACGTTGATCAATGATGAGCGCTGTGGTATTTTTGCCGCCGATGCCTGGGCGCGCGTAACTGGACGTCCTGGTATATGCGATGGTACGCTGGGTCCCGGGGCGACGAATCTGGTTACGGGATTGGTGGAGTCTCTCAATGCGGGTGTTCCGCTTATTGTTGTTGTGGGCAATAGCAATCGCGAGCATTCGTGGAAGAATATGACGCAGGAGGCGCGTCAGACGGAGATTTTGGCGCCAGCCGCTAAGGCTCTTATTCGGATCGAGAGCGGCAATCGCATTCCCGAGCTTGTGCGACGCGCGTACGCTGTTGCCACATCCGGGCGACCGGGACCTGTTGTGCTGGATGTGCCCGAGGATATTGCACATGGGGAGTATGATTATTCCAAATCGGATTTTTTTGTGGATCCAGAAACGCTGAGCATTCCCGCACAGCGTTCGCGCCCGGGGCGAGACGCGGTTGCGCGCGCGGCGGAGCGATTGCGCGATGCCCGGCGGCCGATTATTCTCGCTGGCGGTGGTGTCCATCTTTCTGGGGCGTATTGTGAATTGCAGAGTTTTGCGGAGGCTTTTAGTATTCCAGTTGCGCAAACGCTGAGTGGCAAGGGTGCGATTCCCTGTATTCATCCGCTCAGCGTGGGGCTGTTCGGGCGCTGGTCTCGGATTGCTAACGATTTGATCGAGTCTGCAGATTGTATTCTGTCGGTTGGGTGCAAGATGGGCGAGATTGCCACGAAACGCTATGATTTGATTCCGCGCGATGTGCCTTTTATTCATCTCGATATTGTGGCTGAGGAAATTGGGCGCACCACGCCTGCTACCGTTTCACTCTGGGGCGATGCGGCTGAGGGCTTGCGCGATCTTCAGGCGTGTTTGTCCTCTGACCGGGTGGCGATAC is a window from the Gemmatimonadota bacterium genome containing:
- a CDS encoding thiamine pyrophosphate-binding protein; the encoded protein is MSSVVHMNGGQALAEMFRLHNPAPMFGMGGFQLLPFYDAVRELGLSHTLINDERCGIFAADAWARVTGRPGICDGTLGPGATNLVTGLVESLNAGVPLIVVVGNSNREHSWKNMTQEARQTEILAPAAKALIRIESGNRIPELVRRAYAVATSGRPGPVVLDVPEDIAHGEYDYSKSDFFVDPETLSIPAQRSRPGRDAVARAAERLRDARRPIILAGGGVHLSGAYCELQSFAEAFSIPVAQTLSGKGAIPCIHPLSVGLFGRWSRIANDLIESADCILSVGCKMGEIATKRYDLIPRDVPFIHLDIVAEEIGRTTPATVSLWGDAAEGLRDLQACLSSDRVAIQEVRAAYLTEVSERMVAWRAEAEPRYASDERPVNMARVVRELQNAIPEDGILVVDGGFAAHWTGLLYDSTRSGRTYIANRGFASIGYGLPGTMGAQLAAGDSPVVGLTGDAGFNMVLGELETARRLELGFTLAIVNNAASGYVKALQHNMYAGRYQSSDLSETDYANTARALGCQGIRVDDPEALQGAFVEGIANRDIPTIIDVIVTRDPSKMLPGVDSRTAPVKKGDRPA